One window of Leifsonia sp. AK011 genomic DNA carries:
- a CDS encoding cell wall-binding repeat-containing protein, with translation MSTSPPTRARRGLSALACAGTAALAFALVPAIPAAAATPPVLDPVVISPSGPPGYNGVGGNPAAYTPTVSTGNQGWWLENEITLNFSATDDVAVDFFRVTVGSSPAVDVDATFDAESGKYVGSYNLVGNRTATNVVYAAWDADETAQASPTRTVSIRQDSVAPVATWPTISGNSWKVSRAWAATALAPTRSDASPGSGGAAVRGLRLDGVDRYFVPIEPASLSLGSHTLEVDLGDSAGNGATYSLTFEVTTSYADVLNIIGDFERQGKYSVEVRDQLTALMTAAQTAAGASDTATAISALEDFITLAAAETPQGYARDALVGDAERLRNDLLGIPVPSVTGGVVVTPGTGAPRYDLQLPTAAPVEHADPDFKVLVFANRAGGFRHEHIPYTEKLIMDLAQENNFDADLFDYVSPDDSVPNPFDSIERLSQYDAIIGVSSVGTATFITNRPSIADPQVTVNEQAILQQYIQAGGGFVAIHGATDSMNSWAWYGQLTGGYFHNHGSNQGGIQSTCGGCVLTELVTEDGSNAATDQFARSRPVLDELYNWNSNLMPVPRQLVHVLQTITESSYDTTVYTNPETNAAYPQNLYGVNNIGNSKEGADHPISWCQNFDGGRSFTQALMHNWELNRDPNFIDQIHEAILWTAGQTEANCVSHNEIGTIVDGAGAGLSSEDVTALNTALDASFADYIAKDYAGAQDEAENLVTAVDASTATGELRALLEKRADELVEWMGLLADGQVTFGFQSEPADATTLTGVETTFSAAATGNELQYQWQSRADKYGTWADISGATSSTLSVTPTSSQDGSQYRVRITSGSNSLNSAAAVLTVTPTVDDPSVERVFGPNRFATAVEISKASYPDGADVVYIANGQNYPDALSAGPAAAHEGGPLLLVNPHELPSVVAAELDRLDPERIVVVGGLPSVNTSVFVAINGYADTVDRVAGRDRFETSRMLTDYAFGADGSDVVYIATGQKFPDALSAGGAAGANDAPVILVNGGLADLDPDTAALLGDLGAVDARVLGSNSTVSDGIFADIDDLAIATRLAGPNRYATSQVINADAFASADHAFLITGENFPDALAGSAWAGAEGSPLYASTPNCVPAGVLADLKTLGVTKITLLGGEPSLSASVFSLTPCG, from the coding sequence ATGTCCACCTCACCCCCCACGCGCGCGAGGCGGGGCCTCTCGGCCCTGGCCTGCGCGGGTACCGCCGCCCTGGCGTTCGCCCTGGTACCGGCGATCCCGGCCGCCGCAGCCACCCCACCGGTTCTCGACCCCGTGGTGATCTCGCCCTCCGGACCACCCGGATACAACGGGGTCGGCGGCAACCCAGCCGCGTACACCCCCACGGTGTCAACGGGCAACCAGGGTTGGTGGCTCGAGAACGAGATCACCCTCAACTTCTCCGCCACCGACGATGTCGCAGTCGACTTCTTCCGCGTGACCGTGGGCAGCTCCCCGGCAGTGGACGTCGACGCCACCTTCGACGCCGAGTCGGGCAAATACGTCGGCTCGTACAACCTCGTCGGCAACCGCACAGCAACCAACGTGGTCTACGCGGCATGGGACGCGGATGAGACGGCTCAGGCCTCCCCGACCCGCACGGTGTCGATCCGCCAGGACAGCGTCGCCCCCGTCGCAACCTGGCCCACGATCTCGGGCAACTCGTGGAAGGTCTCCCGCGCCTGGGCGGCGACCGCTCTCGCACCCACCCGCTCCGACGCGTCCCCCGGCTCCGGTGGAGCAGCGGTACGCGGACTGCGCCTCGACGGCGTCGACCGCTACTTCGTGCCGATCGAGCCGGCGAGCCTGTCGCTCGGATCACACACGCTCGAGGTCGACCTCGGCGACTCGGCCGGCAACGGCGCGACCTACTCGCTGACGTTCGAGGTCACGACCTCGTACGCCGACGTGCTCAACATCATCGGCGACTTCGAGCGCCAGGGTAAGTACTCGGTCGAGGTGCGGGACCAACTGACCGCTCTCATGACCGCAGCACAGACCGCTGCCGGCGCGAGTGACACCGCGACCGCAATCTCTGCGCTCGAGGACTTCATCACCCTCGCCGCAGCCGAGACGCCGCAGGGATACGCACGAGATGCCCTCGTCGGAGACGCCGAGCGCCTGCGCAACGATCTCCTCGGCATCCCCGTGCCGAGCGTGACCGGCGGCGTCGTTGTGACCCCCGGGACGGGCGCACCGCGCTACGACCTTCAGCTGCCCACCGCAGCACCCGTCGAGCATGCTGACCCTGACTTCAAGGTACTGGTCTTCGCGAACCGCGCAGGCGGCTTCCGTCACGAGCACATCCCCTACACGGAGAAGCTCATCATGGACCTCGCGCAGGAGAACAACTTCGACGCGGACCTGTTCGACTACGTGAGCCCGGATGACTCGGTGCCCAACCCGTTCGACTCGATCGAGCGACTCAGCCAGTACGACGCCATCATCGGAGTTTCCTCGGTGGGTACGGCAACCTTCATCACCAACCGCCCGTCGATCGCCGACCCGCAGGTCACCGTCAACGAGCAGGCCATCCTCCAGCAGTACATCCAGGCGGGCGGCGGCTTCGTCGCCATCCACGGTGCGACCGACTCGATGAACAGCTGGGCCTGGTACGGACAGCTCACCGGTGGTTACTTCCACAACCACGGAAGCAACCAGGGTGGCATCCAGAGCACCTGTGGTGGCTGTGTCCTGACGGAGCTCGTCACCGAGGACGGATCGAACGCGGCAACCGACCAGTTCGCCCGCAGTCGCCCCGTGCTCGACGAGCTCTACAACTGGAACAGCAACCTCATGCCGGTTCCGCGCCAGCTGGTGCACGTGCTGCAGACGATCACCGAGTCGAGCTACGACACGACCGTCTACACGAACCCGGAGACGAACGCGGCCTACCCGCAGAACCTCTACGGCGTCAACAACATCGGCAACTCGAAGGAAGGCGCAGATCACCCGATCTCCTGGTGCCAGAACTTCGACGGCGGTCGTTCGTTCACGCAGGCCCTCATGCACAACTGGGAGCTCAACCGTGACCCGAACTTCATCGACCAGATCCACGAGGCCATCCTGTGGACCGCTGGCCAGACCGAAGCCAACTGTGTCTCGCACAACGAGATCGGCACGATTGTTGACGGTGCGGGTGCGGGGCTGAGCAGTGAGGATGTCACGGCGCTGAACACGGCGCTCGACGCATCCTTCGCCGACTACATCGCGAAGGACTACGCCGGTGCGCAGGACGAGGCCGAGAACCTCGTCACCGCCGTCGACGCGTCGACCGCGACCGGCGAGCTGCGTGCGCTCCTCGAGAAGCGTGCCGACGAGCTGGTCGAGTGGATGGGGCTACTGGCTGACGGCCAGGTCACGTTCGGCTTCCAGAGCGAACCGGCCGATGCCACGACCCTGACGGGCGTCGAGACGACGTTCAGCGCTGCGGCCACCGGCAACGAGCTGCAGTACCAGTGGCAGAGCCGCGCCGACAAGTACGGCACGTGGGCTGACATCTCCGGTGCGACCAGCTCGACCCTGTCGGTGACCCCGACGTCGAGCCAGGACGGCAGTCAGTACCGCGTGCGGATCACGAGCGGCAGCAACTCGCTCAACTCCGCCGCCGCGGTTCTGACCGTGACGCCCACCGTGGACGACCCCTCCGTCGAGCGTGTCTTCGGACCGAACCGCTTCGCGACAGCAGTCGAGATCTCGAAGGCGTCGTACCCGGACGGAGCCGACGTCGTCTACATCGCGAACGGCCAGAACTACCCCGACGCCCTGTCGGCAGGGCCCGCTGCGGCACACGAGGGCGGTCCGCTGCTCCTCGTCAACCCGCACGAGCTGCCGTCGGTCGTCGCCGCGGAACTGGACCGACTCGACCCCGAGCGCATCGTGGTCGTCGGCGGCCTGCCGTCGGTGAACACGAGCGTGTTCGTTGCGATCAACGGCTACGCAGACACGGTCGACCGTGTCGCCGGCCGCGACCGCTTCGAGACGTCGCGCATGCTGACGGACTACGCCTTCGGCGCGGATGGCTCGGACGTGGTGTACATCGCGACCGGCCAGAAGTTCCCGGACGCCCTCTCCGCAGGTGGAGCCGCCGGTGCGAACGATGCGCCGGTCATCCTCGTCAACGGTGGGCTCGCCGACCTCGACCCCGACACCGCCGCCCTGCTGGGCGACCTCGGAGCCGTCGACGCGCGGGTACTCGGAAGCAACTCGACAGTGTCGGACGGCATCTTCGCCGACATCGACGACCTTGCGATCGCCACCCGCCTCGCGGGACCGAACCGCTACGCGACCTCGCAGGTCATCAACGCGGACGCCTTCGCCTCCGCCGACCACGCGTTCCTCATCACGGGAGAGAACTTCCCGGATGCGCTCGCTGGATCGGCCTGGGCCGGCGCCGAAGGATCGCCGCTCTACGCGTCGACCCCGAACTGCGTGCCCGCGGGCGTACTCGCCGACCTCAAGACCCTGGGAGTGACGAAGATCACGCTCCTCGGTGGAGAGCCGTCGCTGAGCGCATCGGTGTTCAGCCTGACTCCCTGTGGGTAG